The genomic interval AATTTGTTAGCTAATAATCTTTATGTTGCTAATGAATCGATTATGATCCTAGAAGAAGgatgtaattaagtaagtaggtacataacttttttttacatcACTCCTTAAACATTGTTAGTATCTGTTTCATATGTTTCGTATTGCTAAGTCATGTTGGGTTGAGAAGAAATTATcgagaaataaaatgaaacactAGATACACGTACACAAGACCAGAGAAAGCTGTCaatgtatttattatctattagaaaattattatatttccgAGTGAAAACTTTATCTGTCTTTAGATTCTTTTAACACAAACTTTATCTagaagtttattaaaactttagACATATCAGATCGGAAATGACACACATACTACTTTTTGAGTATCAAGATTCCAAAAAGTTGAAGTATTATAATGTCAAACGATGCAATTACAATTGATTTTAAAAGGATATGAATGAAAATATCAAGCCTAATCCTTAATAGctgaacaatattattataatagaaaCTTTTGCATAAAATtcgaacattattatttttgggtAAAACACCACACCCACAAATGACCCTAAGCAGCCGAACCAAACCCGTCCAAAGCACAAAGAAAGAACCGCACCTATTTGCATGTAGATTAGGGTCCAAACTGATACAAATTTCATCTTAACCCAGATGGTGGTACAGCATGAGTGGAGATTCGAAACGGTGGGGGGGATCTGATAAAACTGTATAGCGGTGCACGCTTCTCGCCAAACATACCTTGACATCCCTCGATGTCAGAAATTTAAGACGGCCAGtgaaagaaaaagtaaaacCGTCAACATGAGGATCGCTTTCGTTCTGGCGATTGCCCTGGTGGCCGTTGCTCGCGCCGAAGACAGTGATAACACCCTGGAAGTAGCTATCAACTTCGTCAAGGACTGCAAAGGAGACTACATGTTATGTGTTAaggttaataattttattattttcgaagTGAAAGTGTGTGTGAACGGAACGTGTTTATAGTGCAAGTGGAATCGAGTTTCTTAGCGCCGGAGGACTAATTTCATATAATTTCACTTGATGAACACTTGTTTATCTTTAGCTTGAGTCGTTCATTACGTTTACTTGACATGGATAACTACTCGTCCATTAgtttttgttttccttttcACTTGTCCGTCTTCAAACAACATCTTTAATACTTTGCAATGTGACTTTAATGATCCTTTGTTTGTTTAACAGGAAAAGCTTCTCAAAATAGTCGACAATTTAAGAGCGTCGCGAAGCATCACTATTGCTGAGGGTGTGGTTCTGAAGGGTGAACCTGATGCCAGGTCTGGAAAGAAATTGGATGCCCTACCCGTGGACGTTACTGCCAGAGATGCTGAGGTCAACTACAGACTTCTGGATGGCGTCGTCAGCCTGTTCGAGACCCACGCTGTTGAGGTCAAAATGAACAAACAAGATAAGGAAACCATGCAGCGGTCCCTAGAAGAAGGTAAGAATCCTGTCAGATGACTTTggtacatttttttcttaaggcaAAGCATCCgctgtttttataaaaaaatctgatcatcttttttataaaagtgtGTTACCTATTCGAAATATTAATAGtaaaattatcatttatttcacaaaaaTAGTTTTCTCGACAACCGTTTGTAGCTATTGTTTCCTACGATAAAAAAAATTTTAGCTCTACCGAAATAACTGTCAATACTTACTAAAACGGATTTTACTCCACAGGCCGTAAGAAGCAAAAGGGAGGTGGTATGGGCGCCATCATCGGTCTCCTCGGCGCCAAGGTCCTCTTCGGCAAGCTCTTCATCGTCAAGCTCATCGCGCTTAAGGCCTTGGCCACCGCCAAGATTGCCCTCGTCCTGGCCGTCATTCTCTTCGTCGCTTGGTGCCTGAAACACGACCACACCAAGACCACTTACGAAGTCGTTCCTCACGCCCACCATCACGAGACTCATCATCCTGTCCACGTGGAGCACATTGCCCACGACCATGGTGGTCACGACCACGGACACGGATACTCTAGCTACGGCGCCGACTGGAGCAAGAACCTCGATGAGGCACAGAACCTAGCTTACAGCGGCTATGCTCATAGCAAGTAGATAGATACCAAAATGTTTATGTAAGATCCTACCCAACCTCTGTTGTACaaagacttatttatttaatatttattttaatttattgcaaaCTAATTTATTGAACGCATTTTGAATAAACTGTTGAGTTGAaattgttgtttatttaaacaTATTACGAACCTACAAAACAGCTGTTAAGAACAAATATCTTTAATTTGACGATAATGACACACATTTCAAAAGCGATGaatgaatgttattataatCAATAGCCGTCTGAAAAAAAGGTTACGGAAGGTCATAGAATCGTAGAAAGGCTATAATGTGTGGGAGCAAAAAATGAAAGTTCTAACATCGAACCATCCATGCGTCCAATCTGATAAGCATCATCGATCAGATTGATATTTGAATCGAAAGGAAACTCTTACCACTTGTGGTAGCCCTATATAAAAAGAACTCATTGACTCACTGACCGTATCACTGCAAGATAAAATGATAGTTATTATTTCAAATGACTGAACAAACAACTCTATTAagctttttgtttcattttgacCGCCAAATTTCTTTTCTTCATCTACTTGTCGTACTAGCCCATCTAGTTCCGGTTCCTCATTATATATTACTTCACACATTTGCATATTAAGTCTGGTTTCCACTCTCTCTAATAtgtttaatttatgtatgttccaCATTTTTGTATCAGTATTATTAGGCTGGTGAGATTTCTCGCTGCATGCCGGGCCAGCTAACGAAGTCGCTTGTTTATGTAAACTGAACAGGTTTAAAAGTAGATATTAAAGGCTTAACTTTCTATAGATGGAGTTTCACGTGATTCTGCGCAATTTCATCTTCATTGAGAGACTGGCCAAGTTTAAAATAGCTTGTTTGTCCATTATATAATTAATCTTGTGTCTGACTGCCTACGCTTAAAAAGCTTTTCTTTTAAGCGCAGTTTTAAGTGAAACTTACCACGAATGTTAACGATCGTTAtgatatataaaaagaaatcgaAAGCAACTTACTGTTTGCAACGGTTTTCACCTTTTGTGCCCGTAATTGTGATATACGATTGCAATAAAATGGCACTGTATTGATTGACAGCGAgagtgactcttaaattgaacTTGAATTGAAGAGAACAATGGCGTAATAAAAACTGGTGCCTTCAAAGAATAGAACCGCAATGGATATGCTATTACATTCCATACGAATGACTTCTATATTGGTACCAGTCGAAGTAATAAACAGCTGTAGACTACCTGATTCTAGACCTGTTTTCCCGCACCGGTCTGGTCTAGATCCGACGTGGTTGTTGACCCAATTGCCTTATTCGTCTTTCCAGACAATTTACATTTCAAGTTCACTGACATTTACCAAAGGAACCACTTTTCAGGTGATATTTCCTCAAATGATTTGCAAATCTTAACATCCGCCTCTTTAGATTATCTACAATGTCTATTTCACTATTTGAATGATTGGCATGCTTTGTGGTATATTGAACATTCCATTAATATTCTTCTATCGGTTCTGTTACAAGTGCAAATTTCTCACAATGTTCACCTTCTTCAAGCTAGTAATAAATCTGACGCGAGAAACCGAATGATACATAGTCTGGAAGGTAGACGTGATGGCACCATTGAGAGTCAAACTTCTATTTACTCAGTCACCTTACCAAGTGAAATTCGTTCATGTAATACAATCAGAGGTAATCATTGAATAatctttccggccaagtagttaagtcatttgcagcaaatctacaataagtcaggtcaaaaaaaaactagttgAATAATCcgattaagaataaaatatggATAAGGGAGATAAAATTTGATTAATCActaaataatagaatactgCTGAtcgtaaaataaatgaaaacaacACAACAATTAATTTTGTAGGCGATCTGAAAAAAGCAGCTAAtattgtacttaattttattattttttacgtaCGCAAGTTGAAAAGGGAAAGTATATCTTACAAAGTCgtaattgtttttattcttACTAATGTGGAGAACATAATTAATGTTAAACACTCTTTCAATTCCCAGCTATGGGAATGAGGAATCATAGCTGGAATAGAGGGACAGAGAAGGctgtaataaaaacaataaagaccGTTGGGccaattaatatattattatttacattacaaaaagTATCTTCTGTGACTCAGGTTTACTTTCAAAGTTTTTTAGGTTATTTCAGGTTATGGTTTGTATTATAAGTAtggaaatatatataaatagatgGATGTGtagattaatttataaataccggtccctttccttttcggcggataagaaaatggcaggtgtaacaaataaaattagatagtgtgtacaggaatcaccACCATTACGTTGAAAGCTCATATCTGTGATTGGAACATACAAATTACAATTCAACCACACACATTACATCTAATACTCACCCATTATCATCTATAAACGAAATTTTAGCAATAGATATCGGAACTCTCTCAACTCTCTTCATAATAGTAGCGTAGATGTAAATTTGTTTATGATGGCCAGAGTATTTCTTGTTTCTATGTCGATGTTCAGAAGATTTCCCCTTTCAAAAGCAGTTTTATGCGTTCGATATTTCGATGATGATGGTTATACTACACGTGTTCTGAGTACAACTTTTACTACTCGTATGCCACTTTCGTTTTCATCCTTTCTGAGAGCAGGTTTTACTTCGTCTTGTGTGTCTCCAGCTTTATATGcattcataaacagcctatttacatcccactgctgggtacaggcctcctcttaatcaaccggaggggataagaagaatactacaccacgctgcttcactgcggcttaacgaagttattttttatggctaataagtgccCTGCGAAGCACGGTAATCCAAAGCAAATCATTCGAGCTGCAATGCCCTTTCCAAACAAAAGACGGTTTCGGAGAGTGATTTAGATAATGTcgaccatcgggaatcgaacatgtaccttcagatcgtgaaccCTACGCTTTTACCACGAGATCACGGAAGCTGTAATGGCggattttttcaaattattatttcttgtactATTGTTATTACTCTATCTATCCTAATGCTAGGTAAAAAAAGATGTTTATAGATATCTTTAACGTCTTTTCAAAACGGCACATTGCTGATGTCAATAACATGATTTATATTTTGATCTGTCTCCACTAATATATTTTGCTATACATTTTACGTCGGGAAAGTTAAGTAGGTAAAATAGAAATTTTCTAATGTGCTATAATCATCGGATCGCGGCAAAAGTGGGTAAGAGAGCCCCCCCTTTATCGACGTAGTGGTCACCATTACTAAATGGAAAACATCGATTAAATTAAGATCAGTATTTTCAGTCTATGGtggactaaaaaaaaaaaaaaaataaaaataaaaagagtttatttcggacatgttccatagtggttagtaacaagcaataaacaacttaatctagtgttagtaatataacgataaaaataaaataacatttacacacgacacggctcgacaattataaacaacaagaaaacgtacacattaacacaacacattactaataagcaggttcccaccgcctggtcaccggtatctgcaagtccacttcagtatgtaagcgcatccagtggcccagcagtggggagtcccacctatcagtcaACACGCTCAGAATGCCGTTTGAGCTGGAACGTAAGCGCCTCAATAGCGATGCACACCTCTTCCTAATAATTGCAAAGAAACAATCTGTATTGTGATCGGCAAACATTTTTGACGCACTGCAAAAACGCGGCAGCCCAAACAGCACCCTGAACGCGTTATTGTATTGAACTCTCAAGGCGCTGTATGAACTCCGCGTATATTCAGTCCACAGACTGCACGTGTAGAAGGACTGGCAGTACGCTTTAAAAAGCGTCACCTTAACCTGTTTAGTACAACGTGCAAATCTGCGAGCCAACATATTGCATCGCACAGCCAGCGCCCTGCGCTCCCGTTCAATATCCACATTATCGCTCAACGTATCGGTCACCCAATGCCCCAGATATTTAAACATATCCACTTTCTTCATCTCTGTACCGCATAAGGTGACTGGCGGTGTGGAATAAGTTTTAGACCCAGCTTTGAATATTAGAAATTCACTTTTGCTAACATTATATCTGAGCCCGTGGGATTCCGCGTACGCCTCGCAGATGTGTAGCAGTCGCTGCAATGCACCAATCGAGGGGCTCAACAGCACCATGTCGTCAGCATAACTAATATTGTTTACAGAAAC from Pectinophora gossypiella chromosome 22, ilPecGoss1.1, whole genome shotgun sequence carries:
- the LOC126377197 gene encoding uncharacterized protein LOC126377197, coding for MRIAFVLAIALVAVARAEDSDNTLEVAINFVKDCKGDYMLCVKEKLLKIVDNLRASRSITIAEGVVLKGEPDARSGKKLDALPVDVTARDAEVNYRLLDGVVSLFETHAVEVKMNKQDKETMQRSLEEGRKKQKGGGMGAIIGLLGAKVLFGKLFIVKLIALKALATAKIALVLAVILFVAWCLKHDHTKTTYEVVPHAHHHETHHPVHVEHIAHDHGGHDHGHGYSSYGADWSKNLDEAQNLAYSGYAHSK